CGCCAGAATCTTCTTCCTGCTGATCGTGGTCCTGGTCGGCCTGTGGTGGTTCTTCGGGATCATCGACACCGTCGTGCAGGCATCCGCCTTCCCGGGGGATTTCCCCGTATGGGCCGTGCTGGAGAGCCTGCTGTTCAGTTGGGTCATCCCTCTGCTGGTGATCGTCTTTGGCCGGCTCGGCGTGGAGCTGACGGCCGCGGCCGCGACGCTTGCGCAGAAGGGGGCCTGACAGCTGGAGAATCTCAGAGAGGGGCTCAGCTGAGCCCTGGGTGAACCCTGATCAGCTGAGGTCTGCCAGAACGGGGGCATGGTCGCTGGCGCCCTTGCCGCGGCGCTCGTCCTTGTCGATGAATGCGTGCTCCGTTCGCTGCGTCAGAGCGGGGGACGCCAGCAGGAAGTCGATCCGCATGCCCTGCCGCTTCTGGAAGCGCAGGCTCGTATAGTCCCAGAACGTGTAGACGCCGGGCCCCGGGGTGTGCGGCCGGACGATGTCGGTGTACCCGGCGTCCACAAACTCCTGGAAAGCTGCCCTTTCGGGCCCAGTCACGTGGGTCATCCGGTTCTTCTCGAAGAAGTCGATGTCCCAGACATCCTCGTCCTCCGGCGCGATGTTCCAATCCCCGGCCAGAAGGATCTGCGCCTGCGGGTCCTCAGCCAGCCACGCTGAAGCGTGTTCGCGCATCTTGCGCAGCCAGGCCAGCTTGTAGGTCATGTGCTCGTCCTCACGGGAACGCCCGTTCGGGACGTACAGGGACCAGACGCGCACGCCGTCGCACGTCGCGCCGATGGCGCGAGCCTCCTGCACCGGGTCCTTGCCGCCCTTGCCGAAGGGCGGCTGGTTCGGGAAGGTCCGCTCCACGTCCTTCAGCCCCACACGGGAGGCGATCGCCACACCGTTCCACTGGCTGAAGCCGAAGTGAGCGACGTCGTACCCGTTGTGCTCGAAGACTTCCCACGGGAAGCTCTCGTCCTTGCACTTGGTCTCCTGGATGGCCAGAACGTCCACGTCCTGACGCTCCAGGAACTCCTCCACCCGGTCAGCCCGGGCCCGCAGTGAGTTCACATTCCATGTAGCGATCCGCATCGGCAGAACGCTATCAGGAGCCGGACTTCCACCAGTCGTCGGCGATGGTGGTCGGGACGGTCCGCTTGTGGCGGGTCTTCAGCCACTGCTTCTCCAGCTTCGCAGCCGCCTCAGGGTCAATCTCGCGGCCCTCCAGATAGTCGTCGATCTGGTCGTAGGTCAGGCCCAGCTCCGCCTCGTCCAGCTGGCCCGGGTTCTCGTCCAGCAGATCCGCGGTGGGCGCCTTGGTGTAGAGACGCTCGTCGGCGCCCAGATGCTTGAGGATCTGCCGGACCTGCCGCTTGTTCAGAGTGAACAGCGGAGCGACATCCACCCCGCCGTCCCCGTACTTGGTGAAGAACCCCGTGACGCCCTCCGCGCCGTGGTCGGTCCCGACCACCAGCGAGCTGTGCTCGCCTGCCACCGCGTACTGGGCGACCATCCGTAGCCGGGCCTTCACGTTGCCGCGGTGGTAGTCCTGCAGCTGCCGCCCGTGCTCCTCGGCGAACGCCACATCCACCCCTGTGACGGCCTTCTCAATGTTGAACGTATGCGTCTTGTCCGGAGCGACGAACTCCAGGGCCCGCTTGGCGTCCTCCTCGTCCTGCTGGCTGCCGTGCGGCAGCCGCATCGCATGGAAGACGGCCTCGCAGCCCTCGCCGCGGAGCTTCTCGACGGCCAGCTGGCAGAGTCGCCCCGCCAAGGATGAGTCCACGCCCCCGGAGATCCCCAGCACCAGGCCGGCGGCGCCGGCGGCCTTGGCATACTCGGCGAGGAACGTGCTGCGTCGCTCGACCTCCTCCGCCGGGTCGATGGCGGGCTTCACACCCATCTCGTCCAGAATCTGTGCTCGCAGTTCACCCATGCCTCGGAGTCTAGCGAGCACTCCATGTCAGGCGCGTGAATGGCCGCTGAAAGAACCCTCAACACGGCGGGCGCGGCGCCGTGCGGCATCCCCCGAGCCATAGGATGCGGGTATGACTTCCATCGCCGACCGCGACCGCCTGAACCAGCTCATCCGTGACCTCGCCGTGGTGCGGGGCCGGGTCACCCTGTCCTCCGGCAAGGAGGCCGACTACTACGTGGACCTGCGCCGGGTCACCCTCCACCATGAGGCCTCCGGGCTGGTCGGCAGGGTCATGCTTGACCTGCTGGACGAGGCAGGCATCGAGTTCGACGCCGCCGGCGGGCTGACCATGGGTGCGGATCCGGTGGGCACCGCGCTGATGCACGCAGCCCGGGAGAAGGGCCGCAGCGTGGACGCCTTCGTGGTCCGCAAGAAGCAGAAGGACTACGGGATGGGGCGGCAGGTCGAGGGGCCCGCTGTGAACGGCCGCCGAGTGGTGGTGCTGGAGGACACCTCCACCACCGGCGGCTCCGCCCTGACCGCCGTGGATGGCGTGCGCAGCGCCGGCGGCATCGTCCAGGCGGTTGCCGTCATCGTGGACCGCGCCACCGGTGCAGGCGACCACATTGCCGAAGAGGCTGATGTCCCCTACCTCTACGCCTACTCCAAGACTGACCTCGGCCTGGAGTGATGGGCGAACGGCCCCGCAGCGACGCTCAGCCGAGCTGCCTCTGCAGCAGGTAGGTGCCGAGGCTGCGGCCGTGCTTGGCGCCGACATCGGGCAGGTGGCCCACAGCTCGGAACCCGAGCTTGGTGTGCAGGGCGTAGGAGGCCTCTGTCTCCACGTCGGTGAGCACTCCTATCATCTGCCGGTGCCCAGCCTCCGCGCAGCGGTCGACCAGGGCGCTCAGCAGCGCGGTGCCGGTGCCGCGGCCCCCGGCCGAGGGGGAGAGGTAGATGCTGTCCTCCACAGCGGTGCGGCAGGCGGATTTGGGCCGCCACCAGTCCGTATAGGCGAAGCCGACGACGTCTGAGCTCGCCCCCGGCTCATCCCCGTGCACCTCCGCAACCAGAAAGGGGAGTCCCTGCTGCCGCTTGTGCGTGAGGCGCTCCTCCCACTGGGCCGGAGTGGGCGCCTCTTCGGCGAAGGTCGCCACGGTGTCACGGACGTAGTGGTCCATGATCGCGGCGACGGCGGGCAGGTCGGCTGGCTGGGCGTCACGAATGATCGGTTCGGTCACCCGCCCGAGAGTAGCTGACGAGGTCAGGCGAGCGCGCGGCCGATGCGCTCCACGGCCTCCATGAGCACGGCCTGGGAGCAGGCGAAGTTCAGGCGTGCGTGGCGCTCCCCGCCGGTTCCGAAGGCATGTCCGCCCGTCAGTGCGACCCTGGCGTCGGTGAGCAGGCGCCTGGCCGGCCCCTGTATGGGCGACTCGAGCCCGCCGGCCGGCTCGTCCTCGAAGCCGTAGGCGGAGAAGTCCAGCCACGCCAGGTAGGTCCCCTCCGGCATGGTGTATCCAACCTTCGGGGCGTGCTCGGCGAGCAGGTCCCCCAGCAGGCGGCGGTTGGCGTCCAAGCCTCCGAGCAGGGAGTCCAGCCACGCGCCGCCGTCGCGGTAGGCCGCGGTCTGGGCGAGCACGCCGAAGTGGCTGGGCCCGTAGGCGACCTCCGGCGGCAGGTTCTCCAGGTCCTCGACGGCGCCCTCCCCGGCGATCAGCAGCCCCGCCTTGGTGCCCGCGAGGTTCCATGCCTTCGAGGCGGACATCAGGGTCAGACCCCTCGGATCAACTGTCAGATAAGGGGTGAAGCCGCGGTCCTCGTGCACCAGGGGGGCGTGGATCTCATCGGCCACGACTCTGACCCCGTAGGAGTCTGCCAGCTCGGCGACCCTCTCAAGCTCCTCCCGGGTGTGGACCACGCCGGTGGGGTTCTGCGGGCTGCACAGCAGGAACACCGCGGTTCCGCCCGAGGTGCGGAGGTTGAAGGACTCCTCGAGCGTCTCGAAGTCGATGCGCCCGTCTGGGCCGAGCGGGGACTCCACCACGCGCAGGCCCCCGGAGACGGGGTATTTGAAGAAGGGCGGGTACACCGGGGAGTTCACGATGACCGTGTCCGCGAGCTCAGTGATGAGGTGCAGGGCGTTGACCACTCCGCTCATCACGTCCCGGACCGGGCGCACCTGCGCTGCGGCGACCTCCCAGTCCCAGCGTTGGGCGGCGAAGCTGCGGAACGCCTCCACATATGGCCCGGTGGACGGGTAGCCGGTGTCGCCGAGGTCCACGGCCCGCCGCAGGGTCTCAGCGACCGGCTCAGCGAGGGGGGTGTCCTGCTCAGCCACCCAGAGGGGCAGCACGTCGTCGCCGAAGACCCGCCACTTGGCGGAGCTGCGCTGACGCAGCTGCTCCAGGGAGAGCTGCTCCAGAGGATTGTCGGGAGATTCTGCTGTCTGGCCCATGCGTTGAGCGTAGTACGCTCAGCCGGATGAGTCAGGGCGCCGGTGCAGAAGATGACGAGCGCGGAGATGCTGAGCCTGCGCGCGAGGTGGGCGTCGGGCCCTGGGAGGGCCCCTGGCCTGAGGGCGAGCATTGGGATCCGGAGCTGCTGGAGCAGGGGGACCGTCGCAACGTCGTCGACCTCTACCGGTACTGGAAGCGTGAGGCGGTCGTCGCGGACCTGGATGCCCGTCGTCACGAGTTCCATGTGGCGATCGAGAACTGGCAGCACGACTTCAACATCGGCACCGTGGTCCGCACAGCCAACGCGTTCCTGGCCAAAGAGATCCACATCATCGGAAAGAAGCGGTGGAACCGGCGTGGGGCCATGGTGACCGACAGGTACCAGCACGTCCGTCACCACCCCACGGTGGAGGACTTCGTCGCCTGGGCGGAGAACGAGGGGCTCCCCGTGCTGGGGGTGGACCTGTTCCCCGACTCAGTGCCGCTGGAGACCTACGACCTGCCGCGCAGGTGCGCACTCGTCTTCGGGCAGGAGGGCCCGGGGCTGAGCGAGCAGATCCGCGACGCCGCTGCGGCGACGCTCTCGATCGCGCAGTTCGGCTCCACCCGCTCCATCAATGCAGGCGTGGCAGCTGGGATCGCCATGCATGCCTGGATCCGCCAGCACGCGGCACCGGGGGTGCCCTAGAGGCCGCTGCGCGGCGGCGAGCCCAGCACGCGGGCGACTTGGCCGGCGACGGCGTCCGAGGGCTCCAGCACGGTGACGCCGCGCTCCGGGAGCTCGGCGGCGAGCTGGGCTTCGATCCGCTCCTTGAGCCAGTGGTAATGCGTGCAGGCCAGCACGACGACATCGGCGCCGGAGCCCCGCACCTCCTCAACCAGCGGGGCCAGGTCCACGACCTCGGGTCCTTCGCGTTCGACAGCGGCAGCCCAGGCGGAGCAGTCCGGCTCCAGTACGCGCGTCTGCGGCGCCCAGGCATCCTTGAGCCGCTGATAGCGGCCGCTGCGCAGAGTGGCCGGGGTGGCGCATACAGCAATGACCCCGCTGCGGCTCATCGCCGCGGCCGGCTTGACCATCGGCTCCAGGCCGACGAAGGGGATCGCCGGGATGTCTCTGCGCAGATGGTCGATGGCAGCCGCGGTGGCGGTGTTGCAGGCGAGCACCACCGCATCGCAGCCGGCATCCAGCAGCGGCTTCACACCTTCAGCGGTGAGCCGCTGCACCTCCTCGTCGGACCGGCTCCCATACGGCACGTTCGCTGCGTCGTCGGCCGTGAGCACGTCTGATCCCGGCAGCAGCTCCCGCAGGCGAGAAGCAACGGCCTCACCTCCGCGCCCGGAATCAAACACCCCGATCCTCATCGAAGAAACGATAGCCCGGATTCCTACTAGCATTGCGCTGTGCCCAGGACCGAGGATGAGGACGAGGCGCTGCTGCGCGTGACGCCTGCGAGCCGGATGGCTGCCTCCATCACCCTGGCGGTCTCTCTGTACGG
The sequence above is drawn from the Nesterenkonia populi genome and encodes:
- a CDS encoding GNAT family N-acetyltransferase, coding for MTEPIIRDAQPADLPAVAAIMDHYVRDTVATFAEEAPTPAQWEERLTHKRQQGLPFLVAEVHGDEPGASSDVVGFAYTDWWRPKSACRTAVEDSIYLSPSAGGRGTGTALLSALVDRCAEAGHRQMIGVLTDVETEASYALHTKLGFRAVGHLPDVGAKHGRSLGTYLLQRQLG
- a CDS encoding MalY/PatB family protein, with the translated sequence MGQTAESPDNPLEQLSLEQLRQRSSAKWRVFGDDVLPLWVAEQDTPLAEPVAETLRRAVDLGDTGYPSTGPYVEAFRSFAAQRWDWEVAAAQVRPVRDVMSGVVNALHLITELADTVIVNSPVYPPFFKYPVSGGLRVVESPLGPDGRIDFETLEESFNLRTSGGTAVFLLCSPQNPTGVVHTREELERVAELADSYGVRVVADEIHAPLVHEDRGFTPYLTVDPRGLTLMSASKAWNLAGTKAGLLIAGEGAVEDLENLPPEVAYGPSHFGVLAQTAAYRDGGAWLDSLLGGLDANRRLLGDLLAEHAPKVGYTMPEGTYLAWLDFSAYGFEDEPAGGLESPIQGPARRLLTDARVALTGGHAFGTGGERHARLNFACSQAVLMEAVERIGRALA
- a CDS encoding exodeoxyribonuclease III; the encoded protein is MRIATWNVNSLRARADRVEEFLERQDVDVLAIQETKCKDESFPWEVFEHNGYDVAHFGFSQWNGVAIASRVGLKDVERTFPNQPPFGKGGKDPVQEARAIGATCDGVRVWSLYVPNGRSREDEHMTYKLAWLRKMREHASAWLAEDPQAQILLAGDWNIAPEDEDVWDIDFFEKNRMTHVTGPERAAFQEFVDAGYTDIVRPHTPGPGVYTFWDYTSLRFQKRQGMRIDFLLASPALTQRTEHAFIDKDERRGKGASDHAPVLADLS
- the pyrE gene encoding orotate phosphoribosyltransferase translates to MTSIADRDRLNQLIRDLAVVRGRVTLSSGKEADYYVDLRRVTLHHEASGLVGRVMLDLLDEAGIEFDAAGGLTMGADPVGTALMHAAREKGRSVDAFVVRKKQKDYGMGRQVEGPAVNGRRVVVLEDTSTTGGSALTAVDGVRSAGGIVQAVAVIVDRATGAGDHIAEEADVPYLYAYSKTDLGLE
- the nadE gene encoding ammonia-dependent NAD(+) synthetase, whose product is MGELRAQILDEMGVKPAIDPAEEVERRSTFLAEYAKAAGAAGLVLGISGGVDSSLAGRLCQLAVEKLRGEGCEAVFHAMRLPHGSQQDEEDAKRALEFVAPDKTHTFNIEKAVTGVDVAFAEEHGRQLQDYHRGNVKARLRMVAQYAVAGEHSSLVVGTDHGAEGVTGFFTKYGDGGVDVAPLFTLNKRQVRQILKHLGADERLYTKAPTADLLDENPGQLDEAELGLTYDQIDDYLEGREIDPEAAAKLEKQWLKTRHKRTVPTTIADDWWKSGS
- a CDS encoding DUF4282 domain-containing protein; its protein translation is MTQPPNPPEQPGENESPGAPHPPPGPGRPGSQHPAPQQRPQGQQGYYPHSEPKAQGPSFGAIFSFDKFQTPKHARIFFLLIVVLVGLWWFFGIIDTVVQASAFPGDFPVWAVLESLLFSWVIPLLVIVFGRLGVELTAAAATLAQKGA
- a CDS encoding glutamate racemase; amino-acid sequence: MRIGVFDSGRGGEAVASRLRELLPGSDVLTADDAANVPYGSRSDEEVQRLTAEGVKPLLDAGCDAVVLACNTATAAAIDHLRRDIPAIPFVGLEPMVKPAAAMSRSGVIAVCATPATLRSGRYQRLKDAWAPQTRVLEPDCSAWAAAVEREGPEVVDLAPLVEEVRGSGADVVVLACTHYHWLKERIEAQLAAELPERGVTVLEPSDAVAGQVARVLGSPPRSGL
- a CDS encoding TrmH family RNA methyltransferase, giving the protein MSQGAGAEDDERGDAEPAREVGVGPWEGPWPEGEHWDPELLEQGDRRNVVDLYRYWKREAVVADLDARRHEFHVAIENWQHDFNIGTVVRTANAFLAKEIHIIGKKRWNRRGAMVTDRYQHVRHHPTVEDFVAWAENEGLPVLGVDLFPDSVPLETYDLPRRCALVFGQEGPGLSEQIRDAAAATLSIAQFGSTRSINAGVAAGIAMHAWIRQHAAPGVP